One genomic region from Chiloscyllium plagiosum isolate BGI_BamShark_2017 chromosome 21, ASM401019v2, whole genome shotgun sequence encodes:
- the socs1a gene encoding suppressor of cytokine signaling 1a: MVADSNLTARAAKARDRLEPQVLEVGEQDAVEAELQMPEHGHQQAARASPGNKRVETHFRTFRTQSDYEIIKRTCRYLENSGFYWGPMTVEAAHSKLKSEPVGTFLIRDSSQRNYFFSLSVKTAKEPISFRIQFKGGLFSLDGSKESFTCVMQLLEHFTVSPKRFLSKPLRKVRPQPLQELCRKRIIESFGKDNIEQLPLNHVLQDYLQTFPFQV, from the coding sequence ATGGTGGCAGACAGCAACCTGACTGCCAGAGCTGCAAAGGCCAGAGATCGACTGGAGCCTCAGGTACTGGAGGTTGGGGAACAAGATGCTGTTGAGGCTGAACTTCAGATGCCTGAGCATGGACACCAGCAGGCAGCAAGGGCCAGCCCCGGAAACAAGCGGGTGGAAACCCACTTCAGGACATTCAGAACTCAGTCGGACTATGAAATCATCAAGAGGACTTGTAGGTACCTGGAGAATTCTGGTTTCTACTGGGGTCCGATGACAGTGGAGGCAGCTCACAGCAAGCTCAAGTCTGAGCCTGTGGGGACTTTTCTGATCAGGGACAGCAGTCAGCGCAATTACTTTTTCTCACTCAGTGTCAAAACTGCCAAGGAGCCCATCAGTTTCCGCATCCAGTTCAAGGGTGGTCTCTTTTCCCTGGATGGCAGCAAGGAGTCTTTTACCTGTGTCATGCAGCTGCTGGAGCACTTCACTGTCTCCCCGAAGAGATTTCTCTCCAAACCCCTCCGAAAGGTCAGGCCGCAGCCCTTGCAGGAGCTCTGCAGAAAAAGGATTATTGAGTCATTTGGGAAGGATAACATTGAGCAGCTTCCCTTGAATCACGTCTTGCAGGACTATCTTCAAACATTCCCCTTTCAAGTATAA